A region of Pseudomonas saponiphila DNA encodes the following proteins:
- the cobG gene encoding precorrin-3B synthase, protein MSTAIRPSACPGLLRIVPALDGGICRIKLAGGVISAAQARAVAEAAQAYAGGVIEATNRANLQIRGIGVEHQALIDALLAAGLGPTTAAGDDVRNLMLSPSAGIDRQMLMDTRALAGQILATLQSHPRFHELSAKFAVQLDGGEALAMLEHHHDLWLAAVMHEGQLLLAFGLAGSPVDKPLAAVPEAQGHELLVAVLELFLELATPEQTRMRHLLERVPVADFLARLNLRLSRPLLSIDHWQRPAAVAGLHLGTYPQRERDRVYVGAVAPLGRLDPAMLRGAAQLAEQYGDASLRFTPWQSLLLPGVAPAEAATVTARLEQLGLLCRARQSLAHLIACTGSSGCGKALADTKGDALELAQLLQRHGRQAAVHLSGCPRSCAAAHVAPATLLAQAPGRYDLYLRDAAQPGFGTLHARNLSIAAAEALLDARLRSSLDD, encoded by the coding sequence ATGTCCACCGCCATCCGCCCCTCGGCCTGCCCGGGATTGCTGCGCATCGTCCCGGCGCTGGACGGCGGCATCTGCCGGATCAAGCTGGCGGGCGGGGTCATCAGTGCCGCCCAGGCCAGGGCGGTGGCCGAGGCGGCGCAGGCCTATGCCGGCGGTGTGATCGAGGCCACCAACCGCGCCAACCTGCAGATTCGCGGGATCGGTGTCGAGCATCAGGCCCTGATCGATGCACTCCTGGCGGCGGGCCTGGGGCCGACCACCGCCGCCGGTGACGATGTGCGCAACCTGATGCTCAGCCCCAGCGCCGGCATCGACCGGCAAATGCTGATGGACACCCGTGCCCTGGCCGGGCAGATCCTGGCGACCTTGCAGAGTCACCCGCGCTTTCATGAACTGTCGGCCAAGTTCGCCGTGCAGCTCGATGGCGGCGAAGCCCTGGCCATGCTCGAACATCACCACGATCTGTGGCTGGCGGCGGTTATGCATGAAGGGCAGTTGCTGCTGGCCTTCGGCCTGGCCGGCAGCCCTGTGGATAAACCCCTGGCGGCGGTGCCCGAGGCACAGGGGCATGAGCTGCTGGTGGCCGTGCTGGAGCTGTTTCTCGAGCTGGCCACCCCCGAGCAGACGCGGATGCGGCATTTGCTGGAGCGAGTGCCGGTAGCGGATTTCCTGGCCCGACTGAACCTGCGCCTGAGCCGCCCCTTGCTGAGCATTGACCACTGGCAGCGCCCGGCCGCGGTGGCAGGCTTGCACCTGGGAACTTATCCACAGCGTGAACGCGACCGGGTCTATGTCGGTGCGGTCGCGCCCCTGGGGCGCCTGGACCCTGCCATGCTGCGCGGCGCCGCCCAACTGGCCGAGCAATACGGCGACGCCAGCCTGCGTTTCACGCCCTGGCAGAGCCTGTTGCTGCCGGGCGTTGCCCCGGCGGAGGCCGCCACAGTCACCGCCCGCCTGGAGCAATTGGGACTGTTGTGCCGTGCTCGACAATCCCTGGCCCACCTGATTGCCTGCACCGGCTCCAGTGGCTGTGGCAAGGCCCTGGCCGATACCAAGGGCGACGCGCTTGAGCTGGCGCAGCTGCTGCAGCGTCACGGCCGGCAGGCGGCCGTGCACCTGTCGGGTTGCCCGCGTTCCTGCGCTGCCGCCCACGTGGCGCCGGCCACGCTGCTGGCGCAGGCCCCAGGGCGCTACGACTTGTATTTACGCGACGCTGCGCAGCCGGGTTTCGGCACGCTGCACGCACGCAACCTTTCTATTGCAGCGGCAGAGGCCCTGCTTGATGCCCGCCTACGGAGCTCCCTAGATGATTGA
- a CDS encoding precorrin-8X methylmutase, protein MIDYIRDGQEIYRNSFAIIREEAKLDRIPADLEKLAVRVIHACGMVEAIDGLQFSAGAGKAGREALAAGAPILCDAHMVSEGITRARLPANNPVICTLRDERVPELARELGNTRSAAALELWRPHLEGSVVVIGNAPTALFYLLEMLDAGAPKPALILGFPVGFVGAAESKAMLAADSRGVPFVIMQGRLGGSAMAAAAVNALATEVE, encoded by the coding sequence ATGATTGATTACATCCGCGACGGTCAGGAGATCTATCGCAACTCCTTCGCGATCATTCGCGAAGAAGCCAAGCTGGATCGCATTCCGGCCGACCTGGAAAAACTCGCGGTTCGGGTGATCCACGCCTGCGGCATGGTGGAGGCCATCGACGGCCTGCAGTTCTCGGCGGGCGCAGGCAAGGCCGGGCGTGAGGCCCTGGCCGCCGGGGCGCCGATTCTCTGCGATGCGCACATGGTGTCCGAAGGCATCACCCGGGCGCGCCTGCCGGCCAACAACCCGGTGATCTGCACCCTGCGCGACGAGCGCGTGCCGGAGCTGGCCCGGGAGCTGGGCAACACCCGCTCGGCAGCGGCCCTGGAGCTCTGGCGCCCGCACCTGGAGGGCAGCGTGGTGGTGATCGGCAATGCCCCTACCGCACTCTTCTACCTGCTGGAAATGCTCGACGCCGGCGCGCCGAAGCCGGCGCTGATCCTTGGCTTCCCGGTGGGCTTCGTCGGGGCGGCCGAGTCCAAGGCGATGCTCGCTGCCGACAGCCGTGGCGTGCCGTTCGTGATCATGCAGGGGCGCCTGGGCGGTAGCGCCATGGCCGCCGCCGCCGTCAATGCCCTGGCCACGGAGGTCGAATGA
- a CDS encoding precorrin-2 C(20)-methyltransferase, with product MQQPGRLIGLGVGPGDPELITLKALRLLRESPVVAYFVAKGKKGNAFGIIEAHLQDAQTLLPLVYPVTTEVLPAPLSYEQVISDFYDGASQELALHLDAGRDVAVICEGDPFFYGSYMYLHDRLAERYQAEVVPGVCSMLGGASVLGAPLVYRNQSLSVLSGVLPHDELKRRLADADAAVVMKLGRNFPKVRQVLEELGLAQRALYVERATMANQKIVPLDEVEPMSSPYFSLIIVPGERWQG from the coding sequence ATGCAGCAACCTGGACGTTTGATCGGCCTTGGCGTGGGCCCCGGTGATCCGGAACTGATTACCCTCAAGGCCTTGCGCCTGCTGCGCGAATCGCCGGTGGTGGCGTACTTCGTGGCCAAGGGCAAGAAAGGCAACGCCTTCGGCATCATCGAGGCGCATTTGCAGGACGCCCAGACCCTGCTGCCTCTGGTCTATCCGGTGACCACCGAGGTGCTGCCGGCGCCGCTGTCCTACGAGCAAGTGATCAGCGACTTCTACGACGGCGCCAGCCAGGAGCTGGCGCTGCACCTGGATGCCGGCCGCGACGTGGCGGTGATCTGCGAAGGCGACCCGTTCTTCTACGGCTCCTACATGTACCTGCACGATCGCCTGGCCGAGCGTTACCAGGCCGAAGTGGTGCCGGGTGTGTGTTCGATGCTGGGCGGCGCCTCGGTGCTGGGTGCGCCCCTGGTGTATCGCAACCAGAGCCTGTCGGTGCTCTCGGGCGTGCTGCCCCATGACGAACTCAAGCGCCGCCTGGCAGACGCCGATGCGGCGGTGGTGATGAAGCTGGGGCGCAACTTCCCCAAGGTGCGTCAGGTCCTGGAAGAACTGGGACTGGCGCAGCGGGCGCTGTATGTCGAGCGCGCCACCATGGCCAACCAGAAGATCGTGCCGCTGGATGAAGTGGAGCCGATGTCCTCGCCGTACTTCTCGCTGATCATCGTGCCTGGCGAAAGGTGGCAAGGCTGA